CAAATGTAGAGATTGTACATTTAGTAAACGACAAATCTAAAATGAGTGATGCTGAAAAGGCAGGTGTAAAATCAGTTCCAGCTTTGGTAACTCCAAACGGGAATGTATTACACATAAATTTTGGAGCATCAATGTCCGATTTAAAATAATAAGCCTACAAAGTCCTATTGCAATTGCAATAGGACTTGCTTTAACTATAGGTATTAAATTTATTAAAAAATGATTATGTTTGACGAAGATGAATTATAACCTGTTATAATTCTATTTGGTATAACACTCCTGCGTATGTCTATTTTTAATTTAAATACCCAAAACGAAAATCTCGATAATAAAATTATTGCAGGTATAGAGCGTATTTCGCAAGTATTTAAAACGT
The Flavobacterium litorale genome window above contains:
- a CDS encoding thioredoxin family protein, with the translated sequence MSKSIFYHAGCPVCVSAEHDIIELVGSSNVEIVHLVNDKSKMSDAEKAGVKSVPALVTPNGNVLHINFGASMSDLK